One genomic region from Ralstonia sp. RRA encodes:
- a CDS encoding sigma-70 family RNA polymerase sigma factor: protein MTSTEADGVLARRAARGDHHAFGILVRRHSPALAQAGRSFGIPETDIDDVVQDTFVAAWRALGDYDEARPFRAWLFHIGLNKMRDLRRFRRVRHFLFGAEDLTDPERPALADPDPGPERRASARRELARVVAVLDGLDANSREAIVLTAIVGMSQPEAAAALGMTPKAIEGRIGRARAKLAALIDARSTE, encoded by the coding sequence GTGACCAGTACGGAAGCGGACGGCGTGCTCGCCCGGCGCGCCGCTCGGGGAGATCACCATGCGTTTGGCATCCTGGTGCGGCGGCATAGCCCCGCCCTGGCGCAGGCTGGCCGCAGCTTTGGCATTCCGGAAACCGATATCGACGATGTCGTGCAGGACACCTTTGTTGCAGCTTGGCGCGCGCTGGGGGACTACGACGAGGCTCGACCGTTCCGTGCCTGGCTGTTCCACATCGGGCTCAACAAGATGCGTGACCTGCGCCGTTTCCGGCGCGTGCGGCACTTCCTGTTCGGCGCGGAGGATCTGACGGACCCCGAACGCCCTGCCTTGGCCGATCCAGACCCGGGCCCGGAGCGCCGTGCTTCTGCCCGGCGCGAATTGGCACGCGTCGTGGCTGTCCTGGACGGGCTCGATGCGAACTCGCGGGAAGCCATTGTTTTGACCGCCATCGTCGGCATGTCGCAGCCGGAGGCGGCTGCCGCACTTGGCATGACGCCGAAGGCCATTGAGGGGCGCATTGGCCGCGCCCGTGCCAAGCTGGCTGCCTTGATCGACGCCCGCAGCACCGAATAA
- a CDS encoding TolC family protein yields the protein MTRVSSFHTLSVLAASLALSAASGWAAEAPPFTELLQQSLAHAPAMRVQAANVLAAGADAAQARAWPNPRAESVFENLGAPQSDGVSQRQNTFSITQPIEIGGKRGARIEAGQRGFAAAQAREHQTQIAYAAELATAYATAEAMLARKSLAAEDLGRAREELRVARALVQSGKEAALRVSQAQASVAAATAAEHAAGADATQALEQLAALAGSDEPYTRLAGSLLSTSAAPPASSGAADEAPAVVTAQAERDVISAQVEVERKKWVPEVGVSAGVRRYGWTNASGYVVGLSATIPLFDQNTHAVTAAVERAAAAEARLDTVRLEASAAKRSAQAQAAASEKRLAAAAEGERAAAEAYRLGRLGYDAGKTPLIELLAVRRALFEARQLTIDARLARVRALAALAQADGRLAFEEAR from the coding sequence ATGACCCGCGTGTCCTCTTTCCATACCCTCAGCGTGCTTGCCGCATCGCTGGCCTTGTCCGCCGCATCTGGTTGGGCGGCCGAGGCACCGCCCTTTACAGAATTGCTGCAGCAGTCGCTCGCCCACGCGCCCGCGATGCGCGTGCAGGCCGCCAACGTCTTGGCCGCTGGCGCCGATGCCGCCCAGGCGCGCGCGTGGCCCAACCCTCGTGCGGAGTCGGTGTTCGAGAATCTGGGGGCTCCGCAGAGCGATGGCGTGAGCCAGCGCCAGAACACCTTTTCCATCACACAGCCGATTGAGATCGGCGGCAAGCGTGGCGCACGCATCGAAGCCGGGCAGCGCGGCTTCGCCGCCGCACAAGCGCGCGAGCATCAAACGCAGATCGCGTACGCGGCTGAATTGGCGACCGCCTATGCGACGGCAGAGGCCATGCTGGCGCGAAAGTCCTTGGCTGCGGAAGACCTCGGGCGCGCGCGCGAGGAGCTTCGCGTGGCCCGCGCGCTAGTCCAATCCGGCAAGGAAGCTGCGTTGCGCGTGTCCCAGGCGCAAGCCAGCGTCGCCGCCGCCACTGCGGCTGAACATGCGGCTGGCGCGGACGCGACGCAAGCGCTGGAGCAGTTGGCTGCCTTGGCCGGCTCTGACGAGCCCTACACCCGTCTGGCTGGCTCGCTTCTGTCCACATCGGCGGCACCTCCCGCCTCGTCGGGCGCGGCGGACGAAGCCCCCGCTGTCGTCACGGCGCAAGCCGAGCGAGACGTGATAAGCGCCCAGGTCGAGGTCGAGCGCAAGAAGTGGGTTCCCGAGGTTGGCGTCAGCGCAGGCGTGCGCCGCTACGGCTGGACGAATGCCAGTGGCTACGTCGTGGGCCTGTCGGCCACGATTCCACTGTTTGACCAGAACACGCACGCGGTGACCGCTGCGGTCGAGCGTGCCGCCGCCGCAGAAGCCAGGCTGGACACCGTGCGCCTGGAAGCATCTGCGGCAAAACGATCCGCCCAGGCTCAGGCTGCGGCTTCGGAAAAACGCCTCGCCGCAGCGGCGGAAGGCGAACGCGCAGCCGCCGAAGCCTATCGCCTGGGCCGTCTCGGCTACGACGCCGGCAAGACCCCGTTGATTGAACTGCTCGCCGTCCGGCGCGCGTTGTTTGAAGCAAGGCAACTCACGATTGACGCGCGCCTCGCGCGCGTACGCGCGTTGGCCGCACTGGCACAGGCTGACGGCCGCCTGGCTTTTGAGGAAGCTCGATGA
- a CDS encoding DNA-binding protein: MARAGLSRLDIKRARDSLLAKGQHPSIDAIRIALGNTGSKTTIHRYLKELEEEEGAALKRAGTTSDAILDLVGRLAARLHEEAQAVVDQQVTAATAQRQQVRAEADKLSADLVALRAELAQAHATIAKERAAHSDTQAALQQRTIEAERSAQQVQDLTARLAEHEGFRRSLEEKLQHAHQALDHFRNASKEQRDQNARRHEQQVQQLQAEIRQANQALIVKQGEITQLNRDGARLVAEAGATTKRARELEARGEQTLAALNQAHADHTRAETERDVLRATVQVQADELAASRAEREQTATELAKLAARLEAQQTLLADYRAQLGVAAPAA; the protein is encoded by the coding sequence ATGGCCCGTGCCGGACTCAGTCGTCTTGACATTAAGCGTGCTCGCGATTCGCTGCTCGCCAAGGGACAACACCCCTCGATTGATGCGATACGTATCGCGCTGGGTAACACCGGCTCGAAGACGACGATCCACCGCTACCTGAAGGAACTGGAAGAAGAGGAAGGCGCGGCGCTCAAGCGGGCCGGCACCACCTCCGACGCCATCCTGGATCTGGTGGGCAGATTGGCGGCGCGCCTGCACGAAGAGGCGCAGGCGGTGGTCGACCAGCAGGTCACGGCCGCCACGGCACAGCGCCAGCAAGTCCGGGCAGAGGCCGACAAGCTGTCCGCAGATCTCGTCGCGCTTCGCGCCGAACTGGCGCAGGCTCATGCCACCATTGCCAAGGAGCGGGCCGCGCACAGCGACACGCAAGCGGCGCTACAGCAGCGCACCATCGAGGCGGAGCGCTCTGCGCAGCAGGTTCAGGACCTCACGGCCCGGCTGGCCGAACATGAAGGCTTCCGACGCTCACTGGAGGAAAAGCTGCAGCACGCCCACCAGGCGCTGGACCACTTCCGCAATGCTAGCAAGGAGCAGCGGGATCAGAACGCGCGCCGGCACGAGCAGCAGGTCCAGCAACTGCAGGCGGAAATCCGGCAGGCCAACCAGGCGCTGATCGTCAAGCAGGGAGAAATCACGCAGTTGAACAGGGATGGCGCGAGGCTGGTCGCCGAAGCCGGGGCCACAACGAAGCGTGCCCGCGAACTGGAAGCACGCGGCGAGCAAACACTGGCGGCGCTGAACCAAGCGCACGCCGACCACACGCGGGCGGAGACGGAACGGGATGTGTTGCGCGCGACGGTGCAGGTCCAGGCCGATGAGCTTGCGGCCTCGCGTGCGGAACGTGAGCAGACGGCGACGGAGTTGGCCAAGCTGGCAGCACGGCTCGAAGCCCAGCAGACGCTACTGGCTGACTACCGGGCGCAGCTCGGAGTAGCGGCGCCGGCGGCATGA
- a CDS encoding CnrY/NccY family anti-sigma factor yields the protein MADLDQWLADAARITHEAPSAVSTARIQQRLAAEPAPDVLVARYDARRAMLCAAIAALVAFTVIDRVATAVLNKPGPTWVATPSAASPFGLLIGE from the coding sequence ATGGCCGACCTCGACCAATGGCTCGCCGACGCAGCCAGGATCACCCATGAAGCACCGTCTGCGGTAAGTACCGCGCGCATCCAGCAACGGCTCGCAGCCGAGCCCGCGCCCGACGTGCTGGTCGCCCGCTATGATGCGCGGCGTGCCATGCTGTGCGCCGCCATCGCTGCGCTGGTGGCCTTCACGGTGATCGACCGCGTGGCGACCGCCGTCTTGAACAAGCCGGGCCCAACCTGGGTTGCCACACCGTCTGCCGCTTCTCCGTTTGGCCTGCTGATCGGTGAATGA
- a CDS encoding periplasmic heavy metal sensor has translation MMTPRTRRLSLSTLAGALVGVAIAGAVVFLSHPSQEHRTDLHEMLHEAVPLDANEREILDMKEQAFAQRRREIETRLRTANGQLADAIAKNPTWSPEVEAATQEVERAAADLQRATLVHVFEMRAGLKPEHRPAYDRVLVDALRRGSQ, from the coding sequence ATGATGACGCCACGCACCCGACGTCTTTCCCTCTCAACGCTAGCCGGCGCTCTGGTGGGGGTGGCCATTGCCGGCGCCGTCGTCTTCCTGTCGCACCCATCGCAGGAGCACCGGACCGACCTGCACGAGATGCTCCACGAGGCGGTGCCGCTGGACGCCAACGAGCGTGAAATTCTCGACATGAAGGAACAGGCCTTCGCCCAACGCCGCCGGGAGATCGAAACCCGGCTGCGCACGGCCAACGGTCAACTCGCTGACGCGATTGCCAAGAATCCCACGTGGTCGCCAGAGGTCGAGGCGGCCACCCAGGAAGTGGAACGCGCGGCTGCCGATTTGCAGCGGGCCACGCTGGTCCACGTTTTCGAGATGCGCGCGGGCCTGAAGCCCGAGCACCGGCCTGCTTATGACCGCGTGCTGGTTGATGCGCTTCGCCGTGGTTCGCAGTGA